From one Coffea eugenioides isolate CCC68of chromosome 11, Ceug_1.0, whole genome shotgun sequence genomic stretch:
- the LOC113752621 gene encoding cytosolic sulfotransferase 12-like: MSISQSSAAPKYLQEDEIVPECKDLLSTLPKEKGWAEPHLYKYQGFWYPAWQFQGVLECQQHFQAQDTDILLVSAPKCGTTWLKALAFTIINRNSHSIDDPGKHPLFYNNPHDLVPQLELESHIDNPIFNPSSPRLFATHLPYISLPECAKNSECKLVYICRNPKDTFVSLWHFMNELRLNHLVSISLEVAFDKFCRGVSIFGPFWDHVSDYWEESRKRPNEVLFLKYEEMKEDPNLHVKRLAEFFGVPFSIEEEASGVEDGIIKLCSFEILSKLKVNKDGKLPSGVENKTFFRQGGVGDWKNYLSPVMVERLDCLTEEKFQGSGLLL; this comes from the coding sequence TCCAAAGTACTTGCAAGAGGATGAAATAGTCCCAGAATGCAAGGACCTGCTTTCAACTCtaccaaaagaaaagggatgGGCTGAACCTCATCTCTACAAGTATCAAGGTTTTTGGTATCCGGCCTGGCAATTCCAAGGAGTTCTTGAATGTCAACAACACTTCCAAGCTCAAGACACCGATATTCTCCTCGTCTCAGCCCCCAAATGTGGCACAACTTGGTTGAAAGCCTTAGCTTTCACCATAATCAATCGCAATTCACACTCCATTGATGATCCTGGAAAGCACCCTTTATTCTATAACAATCCTCACGACCTTGTACCTCAGTTAGAACTTGAATCCCACATTGATAACCCGATCTTCAACCCCTCTTCGCCTAGACTCTTTGCAACACATTTGCCTTATATTTCGCTGCCAGAATGCGCCAAGAATTCAGAATGTAAACTTGTATATATATGCCGAAACCCGAAGGACACTTTCGTGTCTCTTTGGCACTTCATGAATGAGTTAAGACTCAATcatttggtgtctatttctcTTGAAGTAGCCTTTGACAAGTTCTGCAGAGGAGTCAGCATTTTTGGACCCTTTTGGGATCATGTGTCAGACTATTGGGAAGAAAGCAGAAAAAGGCCTAATGAAGTTCTCTTCTTGAAGTATGAAGAAATGAAAGAAGATCCCAATCTCCATGTCAAACGCTTGGCTGAGTTTTTTGGGGTCCCTTTTTCTATAGAGGAAGAGGCATCAGGGGTGGAGGATGGAATCATAAAGTTGTGTAGCTTTGAAATTTTGAGCAAATTGAAGGTGAACAAAGATGGAAAATTGCCAAGTGGTGTAGAAAACAAAACATTCTTTCGGCAAGGTGGAGTTGGAGACTGGAAAAACTACTTGTCGCCTGTAATGGTGGAAAGATTGGATTGTCTTACTGAAGAGAAGTTCCAAGGTTCTGGATTGCTTCTTTAA